A single window of Pseudarthrobacter defluvii DNA harbors:
- a CDS encoding glyceraldehyde-3-phosphate dehydrogenase encodes MSQTSDSCLDTWMGREALAEAMIPVIGRLYRENNVVTSIHGRSLINKSTMNILKAHRFARRMSKDELLLEDTAPLLNTLAGLELGAAAIDIARLNQKFKEEGNGATLEEFLREELAEIVGKRGGDDRTSTDVVLYGFGRIGRLLARLLIEKAGGGHGLRLRAIVVRRGSDNDLSKRASLLRRDSVHGSFEGTIRIDEAANTITANGVQIQVIYSNDPATIDYTAYGINDALVVDNTGRWREAEGLSQHLQSKGVARVLLTAPGKGELKNIVHGINHRDITDSDKIVSAASCTTNAITPVLKAINDKFGVVHGHVETVHSFTNDQNLIDNFHKGDRRGRSAALNMVITETGAAKAVAKALPELLGKLTGSSIRVPTPDVSLAILNLTLENGTTKDEVNNYLREMSLHSDLRKQIDYIDSPEVVSTDFVGSRRAGIVDGPATVSTDKNLVLYVWYDNEFGYSCQVVRVMEEMAGVNPPSFPAKESAAALAAIAV; translated from the coding sequence GTGAGCCAGACGTCTGATTCTTGTCTTGATACGTGGATGGGCCGGGAGGCCCTTGCCGAGGCCATGATCCCGGTCATCGGCAGGCTGTACCGCGAAAACAACGTGGTGACCAGCATCCACGGCCGGAGCCTGATCAACAAGTCCACCATGAACATCCTCAAGGCGCACCGCTTCGCGCGCCGGATGAGCAAGGACGAACTGCTCCTGGAGGACACGGCGCCCCTGCTGAACACGCTGGCCGGACTTGAGCTTGGCGCCGCCGCGATCGACATCGCCCGCCTGAACCAGAAGTTCAAGGAAGAAGGCAACGGCGCCACCCTGGAGGAATTCCTCCGCGAAGAGCTCGCCGAGATCGTCGGCAAGCGCGGCGGCGACGACCGCACCAGCACCGACGTCGTCCTCTACGGCTTTGGCCGCATCGGACGGCTTCTGGCACGCCTCCTCATCGAAAAGGCCGGCGGCGGCCACGGGCTGCGCCTGCGCGCCATCGTGGTCCGCCGCGGCTCCGACAACGACCTCTCCAAGCGCGCCAGCCTGCTGCGCCGCGACTCCGTCCACGGTTCCTTCGAGGGCACCATCCGGATCGACGAGGCCGCGAACACCATCACGGCCAACGGTGTCCAGATCCAGGTCATCTACTCGAACGACCCCGCCACTATCGACTACACGGCCTATGGGATCAACGACGCCCTGGTGGTGGACAACACCGGCCGCTGGCGCGAGGCTGAAGGGCTGTCCCAGCACCTGCAGAGCAAGGGCGTGGCCCGGGTCCTGCTGACAGCGCCGGGCAAGGGCGAACTGAAGAACATCGTCCACGGCATCAACCACCGTGACATCACGGATTCAGACAAGATCGTCTCCGCTGCATCCTGCACCACCAACGCCATCACCCCGGTCCTGAAGGCGATCAATGACAAGTTCGGCGTGGTCCACGGCCACGTGGAAACCGTCCACTCCTTCACCAACGACCAGAACCTGATCGACAACTTCCACAAGGGCGACCGCCGCGGGCGCTCCGCAGCACTGAACATGGTGATCACCGAAACCGGAGCCGCCAAGGCCGTGGCCAAGGCCCTGCCCGAACTCCTGGGCAAGCTCACCGGCAGCTCCATCCGCGTCCCCACCCCGGACGTGTCCCTGGCGATCCTGAACCTCACCCTCGAAAACGGCACCACCAAGGACGAGGTCAACAACTACCTGCGCGAGATGTCACTGCACTCGGACCTGCGCAAGCAGATCGATTACATCGACTCGCCCGAGGTGGTTTCCACCGACTTCGTCGGCTCACGCCGCGCCGGCATCGTGGACGGCCCGGCCACCGTGTCCACGGATAAGAACCTTGTCCTCTACGTCTGGTACGACAACGAGTTCGGCTACAGCTGCCAGGTGGTGCGCGTCATGGAGGAAATGGCAGGCGTCAACCCGCCGTCGTTCCCTGCCAAGGAAAGCGCCGCCGCGCTGGCCGCGATCGCTGTCTAA
- a CDS encoding Nif3-like dinuclear metal center hexameric protein gives MEPVDTDVTGPADHDGEASSDTPAPAGSADAPTLAELLLAVEELWPESLAEGWDEVGLVAGHPSTPVSKVMFAVDPTLEVIEEAVEWGAELLITHHPLLLKAVTSVAATSAKGRAVHRLIESGTALLTVHTNGDSAVGGVSDVLADALGLQDAAPLTTAANGLPEEGIGRVGDLAEAMSLGDFAARVYGILPSVAGGVRVSGDKDGLVRRIAVCGGAGDSLFNEVRASNADVYVTADLRHHPASEAREAALNGRPYLVDVSHFASEWLWLPAAAAALGNVLADQGHDVEIRVSTTNTDPWDFILTPG, from the coding sequence ATGGAACCTGTGGACACCGACGTTACCGGCCCGGCAGATCACGACGGCGAAGCGTCCTCCGACACTCCGGCTCCGGCCGGTTCCGCGGATGCCCCCACCTTGGCTGAGCTGCTCCTTGCAGTGGAGGAGTTGTGGCCGGAGTCCCTTGCGGAAGGCTGGGACGAGGTGGGGCTTGTGGCAGGGCACCCGTCCACGCCCGTGTCCAAGGTGATGTTCGCGGTGGACCCCACCCTGGAAGTCATCGAGGAAGCCGTTGAGTGGGGAGCGGAATTGCTCATCACCCACCACCCCCTGCTGCTGAAGGCCGTCACGTCGGTGGCCGCCACGTCGGCCAAGGGCCGGGCTGTCCACCGGCTCATCGAGTCGGGAACGGCACTGCTGACCGTGCACACCAACGGGGACTCCGCCGTCGGAGGTGTTTCCGATGTCTTGGCCGACGCCCTGGGGCTCCAGGACGCGGCCCCGCTCACCACTGCAGCCAATGGCTTGCCGGAGGAAGGCATAGGGCGGGTGGGAGACCTGGCGGAGGCCATGAGCCTGGGCGATTTTGCGGCGCGTGTCTACGGCATACTTCCGTCCGTTGCCGGGGGAGTGCGCGTCTCGGGGGACAAGGACGGACTGGTGCGGCGGATCGCGGTATGCGGTGGTGCCGGGGATTCACTGTTCAATGAAGTGCGTGCCAGCAACGCCGACGTCTATGTCACCGCGGACCTTCGCCACCATCCGGCGTCGGAGGCGCGGGAGGCAGCCCTCAACGGACGGCCGTATCTTGTTGATGTCTCGCATTTTGCCAGCGAATGGCTGTGGCTGCCTGCCGCGGCAGCAGCTTTGGGCAACGTCCTGGCAGACCAGGGCCATGACGTGGAGATCCGGGTCAGCACCACCAACACCGATCCGTGGGACTTCATCCTGACCCCAGGCTGA
- the mptB gene encoding polyprenol phosphomannose-dependent alpha 1,6 mannosyltransferase MptB gives MTAPVPATGEVAAAGTAGMGSAEVDNPRSPLLAGFVGSLFMMAGSIGVGWLAPVSELRRVPLFIWMRTEAPGVALSIILVAVGGMLLVRAWLRLGQKVRVWGEQARRATLAALVAWGLPMVFSVPLFSRDVYAYIGQGRLMVEGFNPYENGISALSNYFQLGADKMWTEAPVPYGQLFLWIEQFVVWATNVQPEACVMLFRLVALSGVVLCVIYIPRLADLHGVNPHRALWLTVANPLFLTNFIASVHNDALMIGLALAGLYYSATRRQVRGIVLVTLSIAVKPITLIFLPFIGLLWAGQHAGWLRKMGFWALTAGLSLALLTAMSMVNGFGFGWISGLSAPGSISIWYAPVGLLGMVVGSLANALGFDGSVPAGWVFDAGKLLAVGIVAWQILKGDYDRLMRRLTLALAAVVLLAPIIQSWYVVWLIPLFAVTGIRNDWQVKALYFVVSFFMIYAISDQLDVFPYLQTQDLGFALALARVAAALTALLFALYLIFWDPGTRRLFRKTHEPVVERPVL, from the coding sequence ATGACGGCGCCTGTGCCCGCAACGGGGGAGGTGGCGGCGGCGGGCACTGCCGGAATGGGCAGTGCCGAGGTGGACAATCCACGCTCACCCCTGCTTGCCGGTTTCGTGGGCTCCCTGTTCATGATGGCCGGATCCATCGGCGTGGGCTGGCTGGCCCCTGTCTCGGAGCTGCGCCGCGTGCCCCTCTTTATCTGGATGCGCACCGAGGCCCCGGGCGTGGCGCTGTCCATCATCCTGGTGGCCGTGGGTGGCATGCTTCTGGTGCGCGCGTGGCTGCGGCTCGGCCAGAAAGTCCGTGTGTGGGGTGAACAGGCGCGGAGGGCAACCCTGGCCGCCTTGGTGGCCTGGGGACTGCCCATGGTCTTCAGCGTGCCGCTGTTCAGCCGGGACGTGTACGCCTACATCGGGCAGGGGCGCCTGATGGTGGAGGGATTCAACCCCTACGAAAACGGCATTTCCGCCCTCTCAAACTATTTCCAGCTCGGCGCCGACAAGATGTGGACCGAGGCGCCGGTTCCCTACGGGCAGCTCTTCCTGTGGATCGAGCAGTTCGTCGTCTGGGCCACGAACGTCCAGCCCGAAGCCTGCGTCATGCTCTTCCGGCTGGTGGCGCTGTCCGGTGTGGTCCTGTGTGTCATCTACATCCCCCGGCTCGCCGACCTGCACGGCGTCAACCCGCACCGGGCCCTCTGGCTCACGGTGGCAAACCCGCTCTTCCTGACCAACTTCATCGCCAGCGTCCATAACGATGCCCTGATGATCGGGTTGGCGCTGGCGGGGCTGTATTACTCCGCGACCCGGCGGCAGGTCCGCGGGATCGTGCTGGTGACTCTCTCCATCGCGGTGAAGCCCATCACCCTCATCTTCCTGCCGTTCATCGGCCTGCTGTGGGCGGGCCAGCACGCGGGGTGGCTGCGGAAAATGGGCTTCTGGGCGCTCACGGCCGGCCTGAGCCTGGCGCTCCTGACCGCGATGAGCATGGTCAACGGTTTCGGGTTCGGCTGGATCAGCGGCCTTTCAGCGCCGGGCAGCATTTCCATCTGGTACGCCCCCGTCGGTTTGCTTGGCATGGTGGTTGGCTCCCTGGCCAACGCCTTGGGCTTCGACGGGTCGGTGCCCGCCGGCTGGGTGTTCGACGCCGGGAAGCTGCTAGCCGTGGGCATCGTCGCCTGGCAGATCCTCAAGGGGGACTATGACCGGCTGATGCGCCGGCTTACGCTCGCCCTGGCCGCAGTGGTGCTGCTGGCCCCCATCATCCAGTCCTGGTACGTGGTCTGGCTGATTCCGCTTTTCGCCGTGACCGGCATCCGCAACGACTGGCAGGTCAAGGCGCTGTACTTTGTGGTGTCGTTCTTCATGATCTACGCCATTTCAGACCAGCTGGACGTCTTCCCCTACCTCCAGACCCAGGACCTGGGCTTCGCGCTGGCCCTGGCCCGGGTCGCTGCGGCACTGACGGCCCTCCTGTTTGCCCTGTACCTGATCTTCTGGGATCCCGGCACCCGCCGGCTGTTCCGCAAGACCCACGAGCCCGTCGTCGAACGCCCGGTGCTCTAG
- the orn gene encoding oligoribonuclease — MPISNERIVWIDCEMTGLDIKNDALIEVAALVTDSELNILGDGVDVVIKPDDAAVAQMSDFVRDMHTKSGLLAELPHGRTMAEAEAAVMDYISAWVPDPRKAPLGGNSVGTDRVFLSRDMPAVVEHLHYRVIDVSTIKELSRRWYARAYFQSPAKKGGHRALGDIKDSIDELRYYREAVFVPAPGPDSATAQKIARGIADGGDPGQPGE; from the coding sequence GTGCCTATATCTAACGAACGAATCGTCTGGATCGACTGTGAAATGACCGGTCTTGACATCAAGAACGACGCCCTCATCGAGGTGGCAGCCCTGGTCACCGATTCGGAGCTGAACATCCTGGGTGACGGTGTGGATGTGGTGATCAAACCGGACGACGCCGCCGTGGCCCAGATGTCCGATTTTGTCCGGGACATGCACACCAAGTCCGGGCTGCTGGCCGAACTTCCGCACGGCCGGACCATGGCAGAAGCAGAGGCCGCGGTGATGGACTACATCTCCGCCTGGGTCCCGGATCCGCGCAAAGCACCGCTGGGGGGCAACTCGGTGGGAACGGACCGGGTGTTCCTGTCACGGGACATGCCAGCCGTGGTGGAGCACCTGCACTACCGCGTCATCGACGTCAGCACCATCAAGGAGTTGTCGCGCCGCTGGTACGCCAGGGCCTACTTTCAGTCGCCGGCGAAAAAGGGTGGCCACCGCGCGCTGGGGGACATCAAGGATTCCATCGACGAGCTGCGCTACTACCGTGAGGCGGTTTTCGTGCCCGCACCCGGACCGGACAGCGCCACAGCCCAGAAAATCGCCCGCGGAATTGCCGATGGCGGTGACCCCGGGCAGCCCGGGGAGTAA
- a CDS encoding HNH endonuclease family protein, with protein sequence MTISWSAYRRARRRSRQAWALLVTAAAAILAALFWFFTAGQFAAAGPVPQGPTEAPVFDAAWMKPVQEPHAVPAGTAAAALEGLAMKGRASSTDYSREAFGQAWLDVDRNGCDTRNDILRRDLAGVVFAEGSTCKVTAGHFREPYTGQDLDFRRGSESSRAVQIDHVVALGDAWQKGAQGLEPKERQSLANDPLNLIAADGAANQQKSAGDAATWLPKNTAIRCHYVARQISVKAAYGLWVTSAEKDAMKRVLASCPQQQTIRAQQGSAAR encoded by the coding sequence GTGACTATCAGCTGGTCTGCCTACCGCCGCGCACGCCGCCGTTCCCGCCAGGCCTGGGCGCTGCTGGTCACAGCGGCTGCCGCCATCCTGGCCGCGCTCTTCTGGTTCTTCACCGCCGGCCAGTTCGCCGCGGCCGGACCCGTGCCGCAGGGACCAACGGAAGCGCCGGTCTTCGACGCCGCCTGGATGAAGCCGGTACAGGAGCCGCACGCGGTGCCGGCCGGGACCGCCGCTGCGGCGTTGGAGGGCCTTGCCATGAAGGGCCGGGCCTCCAGCACCGATTACAGCCGGGAGGCATTCGGCCAGGCCTGGCTGGACGTTGACCGGAACGGCTGCGACACCCGCAACGACATCCTTCGCAGGGACCTCGCCGGGGTGGTCTTCGCCGAAGGATCCACGTGCAAGGTAACGGCGGGCCACTTCCGCGAACCTTACACCGGCCAGGACCTGGACTTCCGCCGCGGCTCCGAGAGCAGCCGCGCGGTCCAGATCGACCATGTGGTGGCACTCGGCGACGCCTGGCAAAAGGGGGCGCAGGGGCTGGAACCAAAGGAACGCCAGAGCCTGGCCAACGATCCACTGAACCTCATTGCTGCCGACGGTGCTGCCAACCAGCAAAAAAGCGCCGGTGATGCCGCCACGTGGCTGCCGAAAAACACCGCCATCCGGTGCCATTACGTGGCGCGCCAGATTTCCGTGAAGGCCGCCTACGGGCTGTGGGTGACATCGGCCGAAAAGGATGCCATGAAACGGGTCCTCGCCTCCTGCCCGCAGCAGCAGACCATCAGGGCCCAGCAGGGCAGCGCTGCCCGCTGA
- a CDS encoding YaaA family protein, translating into MLILLPPSEGKTPPLRGPAVDWSALGFPELNPYRAKVLEALGTVSAHQDALALLGVGASLRGDVERNTRLSAEPAAPAHSIYSGVLYDALGYRTLTPGQRRKADESVLVISALWGALRFGDSVPAYRLSMGTALPDVGRLAPFWKAQLSDTLGEAAKGHLLVDCRSSTYAAAWAPPPEQTVSVNVFTETGGVRKVVSHFAKHTRGELARHLVVRRGKAPAAPSDLLKAAREKWDAELVPGTARKPHALNIILPG; encoded by the coding sequence GTGCTGATTCTGCTTCCCCCTTCCGAAGGCAAGACGCCCCCGCTTCGGGGTCCCGCCGTCGACTGGTCCGCCCTGGGCTTTCCGGAGCTCAACCCCTACCGGGCAAAGGTCCTCGAGGCTTTGGGAACGGTCAGCGCGCACCAGGACGCCCTCGCCTTACTGGGGGTGGGCGCATCGCTGCGTGGCGACGTCGAACGCAACACGCGCCTGAGCGCCGAGCCCGCAGCCCCTGCCCACAGCATCTACTCCGGCGTCCTGTACGACGCCCTGGGATACCGGACCCTGACGCCGGGCCAGCGCCGCAAGGCCGATGAGTCCGTCCTGGTGATCTCGGCGCTGTGGGGAGCGCTGCGCTTTGGGGACAGCGTCCCCGCCTACCGGCTGTCCATGGGTACGGCGTTGCCCGACGTCGGCCGGCTGGCTCCGTTTTGGAAGGCACAGCTCAGCGACACGTTGGGCGAGGCGGCCAAGGGGCACCTGCTGGTTGACTGCCGCTCCAGCACCTACGCGGCGGCGTGGGCTCCGCCGCCGGAACAGACAGTCTCCGTAAATGTCTTTACCGAGACCGGCGGCGTCCGCAAGGTGGTGAGCCACTTCGCCAAGCACACGCGGGGCGAACTGGCGCGGCATTTGGTGGTGCGCCGCGGGAAAGCCCCGGCCGCACCGTCGGACCTCCTAAAGGCTGCGCGCGAAAAGTGGGACGCGGAACTGGTGCCGGGCACCGCCCGCAAACCGCACGCCTTGAACATCATCCTGCCGGGCTGA
- a CDS encoding alpha/beta hydrolase, which produces MTPPGLTAVPARHEAGGAAEARPAILVLPGGGYARQADHEAEPVAEWLASLGIHAFVLRYRVAPDRHPAPLEDAKGAMLHIRSGRHGLAVDPERVGVLGFSAGGHLAATLSTAAATGNPELDLPAAVPDLSVLCYPVVSLTHETHQGSVANLLGDAPPSDLLAALSAERNVTPGTPPAFLWHTADDDAVPVSNSLNYAGALFAAGVSAELHVFPQGRHGLGLAAGETGPEQWSALCAAWLERAGWTETRAGAAAATSN; this is translated from the coding sequence ATGACGCCGCCAGGACTTACCGCAGTTCCCGCCCGCCACGAAGCCGGCGGAGCCGCCGAAGCCCGGCCGGCAATCCTGGTCCTGCCGGGCGGGGGGTATGCCCGCCAGGCCGACCATGAAGCCGAACCCGTGGCCGAATGGCTCGCTTCCCTCGGCATCCATGCCTTCGTCCTCCGCTATCGGGTAGCCCCGGACCGGCACCCGGCACCCCTGGAAGATGCCAAGGGAGCCATGCTCCACATCCGGAGCGGCCGGCACGGGCTCGCCGTGGACCCCGAACGGGTCGGCGTCCTGGGATTCTCGGCCGGCGGGCACCTGGCCGCAACCCTGAGCACCGCAGCGGCCACGGGAAACCCGGAACTGGACCTTCCCGCGGCGGTCCCCGACCTTTCGGTGCTGTGTTACCCCGTGGTGTCACTGACGCACGAAACGCACCAGGGATCCGTGGCGAACCTCCTTGGCGACGCACCGCCGTCGGACCTCCTGGCGGCCCTGTCGGCGGAACGGAACGTCACGCCCGGGACGCCGCCGGCGTTCCTCTGGCACACCGCCGACGACGACGCCGTACCGGTGAGCAACAGCCTGAACTACGCCGGCGCGCTGTTTGCCGCCGGCGTTTCAGCCGAACTCCATGTCTTCCCGCAGGGACGGCACGGACTGGGACTTGCCGCCGGTGAAACCGGTCCGGAGCAGTGGAGCGCATTGTGCGCGGCCTGGCTGGAGCGTGCCGGGTGGACGGAGACCCGCGCCGGAGCCGCCGCGGCCACCTCCAACTAG
- the def gene encoding peptide deformylase — protein sequence MTVLPITVWGEPVLHRRASEVEVFDDELRTLIADMFETNEAANGVGLAAPQIGVGKRIFVYKYANDDGAPPTGVLVNPVLTLSKVSGAAPDPDEEEEGCLSFPGEQYPLKRAEWARVEGFDGDGKPVKFEATGWFARVIQHEYDHLDGKLYVNRLMDRYSRKAMKQAKKNGWGVPGLTWMPGVDPDPFGH from the coding sequence ATGACCGTTCTGCCGATCACCGTCTGGGGCGAACCCGTCCTGCACCGGCGGGCCAGCGAGGTGGAAGTCTTCGACGACGAATTGCGCACGCTGATTGCCGACATGTTCGAAACCAACGAAGCCGCGAACGGGGTGGGCCTCGCCGCCCCGCAGATCGGCGTGGGCAAGCGGATCTTCGTGTACAAGTACGCCAACGACGACGGCGCTCCCCCAACCGGCGTCCTGGTGAATCCGGTCCTGACCCTGTCCAAGGTCTCCGGCGCCGCTCCTGACCCCGACGAGGAGGAAGAGGGCTGCCTGTCCTTCCCCGGTGAACAGTATCCGCTGAAACGCGCGGAATGGGCACGGGTGGAAGGCTTTGACGGGGACGGAAAGCCGGTGAAGTTCGAGGCGACGGGCTGGTTCGCCAGGGTCATCCAGCATGAATACGACCACCTGGACGGCAAGCTGTACGTCAACCGGCTGATGGACCGGTATTCCCGGAAGGCCATGAAGCAGGCCAAGAAAAACGGATGGGGCGTACCCGGCCTGACGTGGATGCCCGGCGTCGATCCCGATCCGTTCGGCCACTGA
- a CDS encoding zinc ribbon domain-containing protein yields MAKAAPAEQLKLLELQGLDARLKGLANRRRTLENDPRIKDLEAALSVANGELGAAKVAVHDAEAELKRAEADVEQVASRIERDEARLNSGTGLSKDLVALQKDIASLNKRRSDLEDAELEVMERLEFLRERQAAQQQIVDDIQGSFGTIRAELDAALAEVETEAEGLRSQRADFAAGLDGAMLAVYEKTLAKRGVGAARLFHGTSEASGMKLSPGDLAEIKAAAADEIVFCPDSGAILVRSDEWS; encoded by the coding sequence GTGGCGAAGGCAGCACCGGCGGAACAGTTGAAGTTGCTCGAACTGCAGGGGCTCGACGCCAGGCTGAAGGGCCTCGCCAACCGCCGCCGGACGCTGGAAAACGATCCCCGCATCAAGGACCTCGAAGCTGCCCTGTCCGTAGCGAACGGCGAACTCGGTGCCGCCAAGGTGGCCGTGCATGACGCCGAGGCCGAGCTGAAGAGGGCGGAGGCCGACGTCGAGCAGGTCGCCTCGCGCATCGAACGCGACGAGGCGCGGCTCAACAGCGGCACCGGCCTCTCCAAGGACTTGGTGGCGCTGCAAAAGGACATCGCATCTTTGAACAAGCGGCGCTCGGACCTTGAAGACGCGGAACTGGAAGTCATGGAGCGGCTGGAATTCCTGCGCGAGCGGCAGGCGGCCCAGCAGCAGATCGTCGATGACATCCAGGGCTCCTTTGGCACCATCCGCGCCGAGCTCGATGCTGCCCTGGCCGAGGTGGAAACCGAAGCCGAAGGGCTCCGCTCCCAGCGGGCCGATTTCGCCGCCGGGTTGGACGGGGCCATGCTGGCGGTCTACGAGAAGACCCTGGCGAAACGCGGAGTGGGCGCGGCGCGGCTCTTCCACGGCACCTCGGAAGCCTCCGGCATGAAGCTCAGCCCGGGCGACCTCGCCGAGATCAAAGCTGCCGCTGCCGACGAGATCGTCTTTTGCCCGGACTCCGGCGCCATCCTGGTCCGCTCGGACGAGTGGTCCTGA
- a CDS encoding DNA alkylation repair protein has translation METTADPDLIAAVRGSLRELADPARAAGAQAYMKSSLPSLGVRVPDVRRIAARAAREFPPVSAGRLRATVLELWRSSTCREERYAAIDLTAHRTVAADLDMLPVYEEIIRTGAWWDFADGVSGRICGLLLAHPDEMSRVLRQWSSDPDFWIRRAAITSQLRAKEATDTQLLAAVIEPSLPDREFFIRKAIGWALREYAKTAPEWVEAFVARHREDMSPLSRKEALRRLTAGRDAGGR, from the coding sequence ATGGAAACCACGGCAGACCCTGACCTCATTGCCGCCGTCCGTGGTTCCCTGCGGGAACTCGCCGACCCGGCGCGGGCTGCCGGCGCCCAGGCCTACATGAAATCCTCGCTCCCCTCGCTGGGTGTGCGGGTTCCGGACGTCCGGCGGATAGCAGCCCGGGCCGCCCGGGAGTTTCCGCCGGTGTCTGCCGGGCGGCTGCGCGCCACGGTGCTGGAGCTGTGGCGCAGTTCCACCTGCCGGGAGGAACGCTATGCGGCCATTGACCTGACGGCCCACCGGACGGTGGCCGCGGACCTGGACATGCTGCCGGTCTACGAGGAAATCATCCGGACCGGTGCCTGGTGGGATTTCGCCGACGGCGTGTCCGGCCGGATCTGCGGTCTGCTGCTGGCGCATCCCGACGAGATGTCCCGGGTCCTCAGGCAGTGGAGCAGCGATCCGGACTTCTGGATCCGCAGGGCCGCCATCACCTCGCAGCTTCGGGCCAAGGAGGCCACCGACACCCAGCTGCTCGCCGCCGTCATCGAGCCGAGCCTTCCAGACCGGGAATTCTTCATCCGGAAGGCGATCGGCTGGGCGCTGCGCGAATACGCCAAGACGGCGCCGGAGTGGGTGGAGGCGTTCGTCGCCAGGCACCGGGAGGACATGAGCCCGCTGTCCAGGAAGGAAGCCCTGCGCCGGCTCACCGCCGGCCGCGACGCTGGCGGCCGCTAG
- a CDS encoding TspO/MBR family protein: protein MPVIPELRPAPAAGIPGLRSQGMALAGFLALSALAWVLASVPIILNASGWYAASVKAPWMPPSWMFRTTWLVLYAGVAAAAWLVWRKGGLTGGTRAGYVVQLLNTAWPVTFFALYLMLGVAALWAAFAVICALTATLAFLILRFGPVDAAPGYLVLPYFSWLVFSASLNLYSAIHN from the coding sequence GTGCCCGTAATTCCTGAACTCCGACCCGCACCCGCAGCGGGCATTCCCGGCCTCCGCTCCCAGGGCATGGCGCTCGCAGGTTTCCTGGCCCTCTCCGCCCTGGCCTGGGTACTCGCCTCCGTTCCGATCATCCTCAACGCCAGCGGCTGGTACGCAGCGTCGGTAAAAGCGCCGTGGATGCCGCCGTCGTGGATGTTCCGGACCACCTGGCTGGTGCTGTACGCGGGTGTGGCAGCCGCCGCGTGGCTGGTCTGGCGCAAAGGCGGCCTGACCGGAGGCACCCGTGCCGGCTACGTGGTCCAGTTGCTCAATACGGCGTGGCCGGTGACCTTCTTCGCCCTTTACCTAATGCTGGGAGTGGCGGCCCTCTGGGCTGCCTTCGCGGTTATCTGCGCCCTCACCGCAACCCTGGCGTTCCTGATCCTGCGGTTCGGGCCGGTGGACGCCGCCCCCGGCTACCTGGTGCTGCCCTACTTTTCCTGGCTCGTGTTTTCCGCCAGCCTGAACCTGTACTCGGCGATCCACAACTGA
- a CDS encoding aldose 1-epimerase family protein, with protein sequence MPGTEIHLAHGPYSAVVTVRGGALRELRHGERNLVVGFGPDGAVPDYRGVICAPWPNRLADGTYTYGGKSYAAAINEPERGSALHGLAIHGTWEVQEAVPERAVLRCRIPSGPAYPGDLDLAVTYSLSEDGLQGTVNAVNTGSVAAPYGVCPHPYLVAGPSPLDDWSLELPAAAYLEVTPDRLLPVGMRKVDGDDFDFRSPRRLGPVKIDHAFTDISRDSAGLGRVRVHDPSGTGVELEWGPEWPWVQVHTGDKPVGPDRLGLAVEPMTCPPDALHSGTDLVHLQPGQSHAASWTIRALA encoded by the coding sequence ATGCCCGGAACCGAAATCCACCTCGCCCACGGACCCTACTCCGCCGTCGTTACCGTCCGCGGGGGAGCGCTGCGCGAACTGCGCCATGGCGAACGGAACCTCGTGGTGGGCTTCGGCCCGGATGGAGCGGTTCCGGACTACCGCGGCGTCATCTGCGCGCCCTGGCCAAACCGGCTGGCGGACGGTACCTACACCTACGGCGGAAAGTCCTATGCCGCCGCCATCAATGAACCGGAACGCGGCTCCGCCCTCCACGGCCTTGCAATCCACGGGACGTGGGAGGTCCAGGAGGCGGTTCCGGAGCGGGCGGTCCTCCGCTGCCGCATACCCTCGGGCCCCGCCTACCCCGGTGACCTTGACCTTGCCGTCACATACTCCCTGTCGGAGGACGGTCTCCAGGGCACCGTGAACGCGGTCAACACGGGCTCCGTTGCCGCACCGTACGGGGTATGCCCCCATCCCTACCTCGTAGCGGGTCCGTCCCCGCTGGATGACTGGTCCCTGGAACTTCCTGCCGCCGCCTACCTCGAGGTGACGCCGGACCGGCTGCTGCCCGTCGGGATGCGGAAGGTGGACGGGGACGACTTCGACTTCCGTTCCCCCCGGCGGCTGGGGCCGGTCAAGATCGACCACGCCTTTACCGACATTTCCCGGGACAGCGCCGGCCTGGGCCGGGTTCGCGTGCATGATCCGTCCGGCACGGGAGTGGAACTGGAATGGGGGCCGGAGTGGCCCTGGGTGCAGGTGCACACCGGGGACAAGCCCGTTGGCCCTGACCGGCTGGGCCTGGCTGTGGAACCCATGACCTGCCCGCCGGATGCCCTGCATTCGGGAACGGACCTGGTGCACCTGCAGCCGGGCCAGTCGCACGCTGCGAGCTGGACCATCCGCGCTCTGGCCTAG